The Ahaetulla prasina isolate Xishuangbanna chromosome 3, ASM2864084v1, whole genome shotgun sequence genome window below encodes:
- the TSHZ2 gene encoding teashirt homolog 2: MPRRKQQAPKRAAGYVQEDDLKDEEDIKEEEEDDDESNSTAHLQGSNDPGTDEEHETGPDPRGSLSYQNSPGSHLSNQDAENESLLSDASDQVADIKSLCSREASDSKGNIHPKHPTEAHSCMDKMTAVYANILSDSYWTGLGLGLKLSSSDKRSCDNRNGASKSDFDWHQDALTKSLQQSLPVRPLSKPNLFSSVQLYRQSSKMCGTVFTGASRFRCRQCSAAYDTLVELTVHMNESGHYQDDNHKKDKHRSTSYSKPRKRAFQDMDKEDAQKVLKCMFCGDSFDSLQDLSVHMIKTKHYQKVPLKEPVPTISSKMVTPNKKRVFDINRPCSPDSTTGSFADTFSSHKNANLQLSSNNRYGYQNGASYTWQFEACKSQILKCMECGSSHDTLQQLTTHMMVTGHFLKVTSSASKKGKQLVLDPLAVEKMQSLSDASATDSQHSKPSNNSSTDSTAPSSELKKESRQNKSEEANKDEKGVKNEDYEDALQKPLDPTMKYQYLREEDLEDASKGGGDILKSLENTVTTAINKAQNGAPSWSAYPSIHAAYQLSEGTKPSLPVGSQVLQVRPTVSNKLRPIAPKWKVMPIVPMTANIVQCSQMKKEGDSKKEAHKNYIKDSNKTDVVPPYQNEGSPPQAETCVEPKKSELSPLKEEHKSKDEEEKMKAKDSVTSSLSNGCPTGNHNSELPGLNPLSALQSVLNNHLGKANEPLRPQSNSSPSSSSTSLFHKPNLNIIEKPALSPASTPAKPANVTSRRYVFENNDQPIDLTKSKNKKGESVQAQSCTSPPQKHALSDIADMVKVLPKATTPKPAASSRIPSMKLEMDVRRFEDVSTEVSTLHKRKGRQSNWNPQHLLILQAQFASSLFQTSEGKYLLSDLGPQERMQISKFTGLSMTTISHWLANVKYQLRKTGGTKFLKNMDKGHPIFYCSDCASQFRTPSTYIGHLESHLGFQMKDMNKLAVEQQTKVEQDISRISVQRSPETIAGEEDTDSKFKCKLCSRTFVSKHAVKLHLSKTHSKSPEHHSQFVAEVDEE; encoded by the coding sequence GTTATGTCCAAGAGGATGATTTGAAAGATGaggaagacataaaagaggaggaagaggacgatgATGAGAGCAATTCAACGGCTCATCTTCAGGGTAGCAATGACCCAGGAACAGATGAAGAACATGAAACTGGTCCTGATCCAAGAGGAAGCTTAagctaccagaattccccagggagcCATCTCTCCAATCAGGATGCAGAAAATGAATCCTTGCTCAGTGATGCTAGCGACCAGGTGGCAGACATTAAAAGCCTCTGCTCCAGGGAGGCATCGGACTCCAAAGGCAATATCCATCCCAAACATCCAACGGAAGCACACAGCTGCATGGATAAAATGACAGCTGTCTATGCTAACATCCTTTCAGATTCTTATTGGACAGGTTTGGGACTGGGGCTCAAACTGTCCAGTTCTGATAAGAGGTCATGCGACAATAGAAACGGAGCAAGCAAAAGTGACTTTGATTGGCATCAGGATGCCTTGACCAAAAGCTTGCAGCAGAGTTTACCAGTCCGGCCACTCTCCAAGCCAAACCTTTTCAGCTCAGTCCAGCTGTACAGACAAAGCAGCAAAATGTGCGGAACTGTATTCACAGGTGCTAGTAGGTTTCGGTGTAGGCAGTGCAGCGCTGCCTATGATACCTTAGTTGAGCTTACTGTCCATATGAATGAAAGTGGCCATTACCAAGATGACAACCATAAAAAAGACAAGCACAGATCTACCAGCTATTCCAAGCCCCGAAAAAGGGCTTTTCAGGACATGGATAAAGAAGATGCTCAGAAAGTTCTGAAATGTATGTTCTGTGGTGACTCTTTTGACTCTCTTCAAGATCTGAGTGTTCATATGATCAAAACAAAACATTACCAAAAAGTGCCTTTGAAGGAGCCAGTACCTACCATATCTTCCAAGATGGTGACTCCAAATAAGAAACGTGTATTCGACATTAATAGGCCTTGCTCTCCAGATTCGACCACGGGATCTTTTGCTGACACGTTCTCTTCTCATAAGAATGCCAACCTGCAGCTCTCGTCTAACAATCGTTACGGCTACCAGAACGGTGCCAGCTATACATGGCAGTTTGAAGCATGCAAATCACAGATTCTCAAGTGCATGGAATGTGGGAGCTCCCACGATACTTTGCAGCAACTCACAACCCACATGATGGTCACGGGTCACTTCCTGAAAGTCACCAGCTCAGCTTCCAAGAAAGGGAAACAACTTGTTTTGGATCCCTTGGCTGTGGAAAAAATGCAGTCACTTTCTGATGCGTCAGCCACTGACAGCCAGCATTCAAAACCCTCCAATAATTCATCAACCGATTCTACAGCTCCTTCTTCAGAGCTAAAAAAGGAGAGTAGGCAAAATAAATCTGAGGAAGCAAACAAAGATGAAAAAGGGGTAAAAAATGAAGACTACGAAGACGCTCTTCAAAAACCACTGGACCCGACAATGAAATATCAGTATCTCCGGGAGGAAGATTTAGAAGATGCTTCAAAAGGTGGTGGAGACATTTTGAAGTCTTTGGAAAACACTGTCACCACAGCCATCAATAAAGCTCAGAATGGAGCACCCAGCTGGAGTGCGTATCCCAGCATCCATGCAGCATACCAGCTCTCGGAGGGAACAAAGCCTTCCTTACCGGTGGGTTCCCAGGTTTTGCAAGTTCGACCAACAGTCAGTAATAAACTGAGGCCCATTGCTCCAAAATGGAAAGTGATGCCTATAGTACCCATGACAGCTAATATAGTCCAGTGCAGTCAGATGAAAAAAGAAGGAGACTCCAAGAAGGAAGCTCATAAGAACTACATTAAAGACAGCAACAAGACAGATGTGGTTCCACCGTATCAGAACGAAGGCTCACCTCCTCAGGCTGAGACATGTGTAGAGCCCAAAAAGTCAGAGCTAAGTCCTTTAAAGGAGGAACACAAGTCAAAGGATGAGGaggaaaaaatgaaagcaaaggaTTCTGTGACATCATCTCTCAGCAATGGATGCCCTACTGGGAACCACAATTCAGAGCTGCCTGGTTTAAATCCCCTCAGTGCCCTGCAGTCTGTGCTGAACAACCATCTGGGCAAAGCAAATGAGCCCCTGCGACCTCAGTCAAACTCCAGCCCCAGTTCAAGTTCAACGTCTTTGTTCCACAAACCAAATTTAAATATAATAGAGAAGCCTGCTCTGTCTCCTGCGTCAACGCCGGCTAAACCTGCAAATGTTACATCCCGGCGTTATGTGTTTGAGAACAATGACCAACCAATTGAcctgacaaagtcaaagaataagAAAGGGGAATCTGTTCAGGCCCAGTCTTGTACTTCCCCACCTCAGAAGCATGCTCTATCTGACATTGCAGACATGGTCAAAGTCCTTCCCAAAGCAACAACCCCAAAACCTGCTGCTTCATCCAGAATCCCATCCATGAAACTGGAAATGGATGTTCGGCGTTTCGAAGATGTCTCTACAGAAGTCTCCACtttgcataaaagaaaaggaaggcagTCCAACTGGAATCCTCAGCATCTCCTGATTCTGCAAGCGCAATTTGCATCCAGTCTCTTCCAAACATCGGAGGGTAAATATTTATTGTCAGATCTGGGCCCTCAAGAACGTATGCAGATTTCCAAGTTTACGGGGTTGTCCATGACTACCATCAGCCATTGGCTGGCGAACGTCAAGTACCAGCTCAGAAAAACTGGGGGGACAAAGTTTTTGAAAAACATGGATAAAGGACACCCCATCTTTTATTGCAGTGACTGCGCATCTCAGTTTAGAACCCCATCAACGTACATCGGCCATTTAGAATCCCATCTAGGTTTCCAAATGAAAGACATGAACAAGCTGGCTGTGGAGCAGCAAACCAAGGTAGAGCAAGACATTTCCAGAATTTCAGTTCAAAGATCTCCTGAAACAATAGCTGGAGAAGAGGACACAGACTCTAAATTCAAATGTAAGTTGTGCTCTCGGACATTTGTGAGCAAACATGCTGTAAAACTTCATCTAAGCAAAACGCACAGCAAATCACCAGAACATCATTCACAGTTTGTAGCAGAAGTGGATGAAGAATAA